Proteins encoded by one window of Cloeon dipterum chromosome 4, ieCloDipt1.1, whole genome shotgun sequence:
- the LOC135944205 gene encoding uncharacterized protein LOC135944205: MVRKSPRKLSPKKDKEEPPVVAPITRKAASQNAKDKKLMEKKTDVIKTMLKLPKLKLKLEPVEEAEAPNTSTVASSSSRRKSKIVIKQEPGASVPPYVPPHMLGRDLSDPLADQTEGSNRSLQKPRYCVKVPNRNLTSPILSHSELNRELLARSHLRRPIVGNDVTQFFGAAGSYLFSLRMVSRLSSSMNRTYPLKLNPNTLKLTLNTNLQLRPKLDAEREKELALKQLEEM; encoded by the exons ATGGTTCGGAAAAGTCCGCGAAAGCTGTCACCAAAGAAAGATAAGGAGGAACCGCCGGTTGTTGCACCAATAACACGCAAAGCAGCCTCTCAAAATGCAAAAGACAAGAAACTCATGGAGAAGAAAACGGATGTGATTAAAACGATGCTGAAGTTACCAAagctgaaattgaaattggaaCCCGTGGAAGAAGCAGAGGCGCCAAACACCAGCACAGTCGCCTCCTCTTCGTCGAGGAGAAAGTCGAAAATCGTCATTAAACAGGAGCCGGGCGCTTCCGTGCCGCCATATGTGCCTCCACACATGCTCGGCAGAGACTTGAGTGATCCTCTCGCAGACCAGACTGAAGGATCCAACCG GTCCCTTCAGAAGCCGCGGTACTGCGTGAAGGTTCCCAACAGGAACCTTACCTCGCCCATCCTGTCCCACTCGGAACTGAACAGAGAACTACTTGCCAGATCTCACCTGCGGCGGCCCATCGTCGGGAACGACGTCACCCAGTTCTTCGGCGCCGCGGGGAGCTATCTTTTTTCACTGCGGATGGTCTCGAGGCTGTCCAGCAGCATGAACCGCACGTACCCCCTCAAACTGAATCCAAACACCCTCAAGTTGACGCTGAACACTAACCTTCAGCTGAGGCCAAAGTTGGACGCAGAAAGGGAAAAGGAGCTTGCTCTGAAGCAACTCGAGGAAATGTAG
- the LOC135944203 gene encoding diphthine methyltransferase produces the protein MQGCFLPSTDSSVCVSTRADLMSLDDLHTVDTVLNADCVAWCPHPGLQSLLLCSTYQLIEGRRTGSLLLFSTDRELRLLQVVVNMQGIFDFKWSPPNLSPIMVAAADSNGHVVLLRLDEAFNLLRMVSSTKLADSMALYVDWRESNLAVSFSDGSVSLFEINNSTLSCIQTFKNHSLEAWAAVFDVNDKNILYTGGDDCLLTVTDLRSQQLISKGRYHTAGVTHFMTNRHRPDNFVTGSYDELICLWDSRKLKAPVHELGLGGGVWRIQSENSANPKIAAACMFKGFKFIELNTEGFKEVGDFRSDERCLAYGVAISEENKIAMCTFYDHKLHVSKS, from the exons ATGCAGGGGTGCTTTTTACCAAGTACGGATTCGTCCGTTTGTGTTTCAACCCGCGCGGATCTG ATGTCGCTAGACGATCTGCACACAGTGGACACTGTCCTAAATGCAGACTGCGTCGCCTGGTGCCCCCATCCTGGTCTGCAGAGCCTGCTTCTGTGCTCAACATATCAATTGATTGAGGGGCGGAGGACGGGATCGCTTCTCCTTTTCTCAACCGACCGCGAACTCCGCCTGCTGCAGGTCGTTGTCAACATGCAAGGCATCTTCGACTTCAAATGGAGCCCGCCCAACCTGTCGCCAATAATGGTTGCGGCGGCCGATTCAAATGGACATGTTGTTCTCCTTCGGCTTGACGAGGCCTTTAACTTATTGCGCATGGTTTCCAGCACCAAGCTTGCCGACTCCATGGCGCTTTACGTCGACTGGCGCGAATCAAATTTGGCAGTCAGTTTCTCTGATGGATCCGTTTCCTTGTTTGAAATCAACAACAGCACTCTGAGTTGCAtccaaacatttaaaaaccaCTCGCTGGAAGCTTGGGCCGCGGTTTTTGACGTTAACGACAAAAATATTCTCTACACCGGCGGGGATGATTGTCTGCTGACAGTGACCGACTTGAGGAGCCAGCAGCTGATTAGTAAGGGCCGCTACCATACCGCGGGGGTCACTCATTTCATGACGAATCGGCACCGCCCTGACAATTTTGTGACTGGCAGCTACGACGAGTTGATTTGTCTGTGGGACAGCAGGAAATTGAAGGCGCCTGTCCACGAATTGGGATTGGGCGGGGGTGTGTGGCGAATTCAGTCGGAGAACAGTGCCAATCCAAAAATCGCGGCCGCCTGCATGTTTAAAgggttcaaatttattgagttAAACACGGAGGGATTCAAAGAAGTTGGAGATTTTAGGAGCGATGAGAGGTGTTTGGCGTATGGAGTCGCAATTTCGGAGGAGAATAAGATCGCCATGTGCACCTTTTACGACCACAAATTGCATGTGAGCAAGTCATAA